The Aeromicrobium sp. Leaf245 genome includes a region encoding these proteins:
- the arc gene encoding proteasome ATPase: protein MAIVNENPGGSEHELAYLRAEVEHLRRRLGSEGSLDSRLSDLEARLSSTNAQNERLTSTLREARDQIVTLKEEVDRLAQPPTGFGTFLQLNADETVDVFTGGRKLRVTVSPAVDRDELRKGQEVILNEAMNVVAALDFETTGEVVMLKEILADGERALVLGNADEEKIVRLADSLLGMKLRAGDSLLLDGRAGYVYERIPKSEVEELVLEEVPDIDYESIGGLRSQIESIRDAVELPYLHPEVFIEHELKPPKGVLLYGPPGCGKTMIAKAVAASLAKKVSERTGEEGRSFFLNIKGPELLNKYVGETERHIRLVFQRAREKASEGTPVIVFFDEMDSLFRTRGSGVSSDVENTIVPQLLSEIDGVEGLENVLVIGASNREDMIDPAILRPGRLDVKIKIERPDAESARDIFSKYLTPTLPLHPDDLAEWGGDRTATTQGMIQRTVEAMYTESEDNQFLEVTYANGDKEVLYFKDFNSGAMIQNIVDRAKKMAIKDLLETGQKGLRVQHMLQACLDEFKENEDLPNTTNPDDWARISGKKGERIVFIRTLITGKGGNEPGRSIDTVANTGQYL from the coding sequence GTGGCGATCGTGAACGAGAACCCCGGTGGATCGGAACACGAGCTGGCGTACCTGCGCGCGGAGGTCGAGCACCTCCGGCGCCGGTTGGGCTCGGAGGGTTCCCTCGACTCCAGGCTGTCCGACCTCGAGGCCCGACTGTCCTCGACCAACGCGCAGAACGAGCGGCTCACGTCCACGCTGCGCGAGGCACGTGACCAGATCGTCACGCTCAAGGAGGAGGTCGACCGGCTCGCCCAGCCGCCGACCGGCTTCGGCACGTTCCTGCAGCTCAACGCCGACGAGACGGTCGACGTGTTCACCGGTGGCCGCAAGCTGCGCGTCACCGTGAGCCCGGCCGTGGACAGGGACGAGCTCCGCAAGGGCCAGGAGGTCATCCTCAACGAGGCCATGAACGTGGTCGCGGCGCTGGACTTCGAGACGACCGGCGAGGTCGTCATGCTCAAGGAGATCCTGGCCGACGGCGAGCGCGCCCTGGTCCTCGGCAACGCCGACGAGGAGAAGATCGTCCGGCTCGCCGACTCGCTGCTGGGGATGAAGCTGCGTGCGGGCGACTCGTTGCTGCTCGACGGCCGCGCCGGGTACGTGTACGAGCGGATCCCGAAGAGCGAGGTCGAGGAGCTCGTCCTCGAGGAGGTCCCCGACATCGACTACGAGTCGATCGGTGGCCTGCGCAGCCAGATCGAGTCGATCCGCGACGCCGTCGAGCTCCCGTACCTGCACCCCGAGGTCTTCATCGAGCACGAGCTCAAGCCGCCGAAGGGCGTGCTGCTGTACGGGCCGCCCGGCTGCGGCAAGACCATGATCGCCAAGGCGGTCGCGGCGAGCCTGGCCAAGAAGGTCTCCGAGCGCACCGGCGAGGAAGGACGTTCCTTCTTCCTCAACATCAAGGGCCCCGAGCTGCTCAACAAGTACGTCGGCGAGACCGAGCGGCACATCCGGCTCGTCTTCCAGCGTGCCCGCGAGAAGGCCAGCGAGGGCACGCCGGTCATCGTCTTCTTCGACGAGATGGACTCGTTGTTCCGCACCCGCGGCTCGGGCGTGTCCTCCGACGTCGAGAACACGATCGTCCCGCAGCTGCTCAGCGAGATCGACGGTGTCGAGGGCCTCGAGAACGTGCTCGTGATCGGCGCCTCCAACCGCGAGGACATGATCGACCCGGCCATCCTGCGCCCGGGACGCCTCGACGTGAAGATCAAGATCGAGCGACCCGACGCCGAGTCCGCCCGCGACATCTTCAGCAAGTACCTGACGCCCACGCTGCCGCTGCACCCCGACGACCTGGCCGAGTGGGGCGGTGACCGCACGGCCACGACGCAGGGCATGATCCAGCGCACCGTCGAGGCCATGTACACCGAGTCCGAGGACAACCAGTTCCTCGAGGTCACGTACGCCAACGGCGACAAGGAGGTCCTGTACTTCAAGGACTTCAACTCCGGGGCGATGATCCAGAACATCGTGGACCGCGCCAAGAAGATGGCGATCAAGGACCTGCTCGAGACCGGCCAGAAGGGCCTGCGCGTCCAGCACATGCTGCAGGCGTGCCTCGACGAGTTCAAGGAGAACGAGGACCTCCCGAACACGACGAACCCCGATGACTGGGCACGCATCTCGGGCAAGAAGGGCGAGCGCATCGTCTTCATCCGCACCCTCATCACGGGCAAGGGTGGCAACGAGCCGGGTCGCTCGATCGACACGGTCGCGAACACGGGGCAGTACCTCTGA